The DNA segment gttttcttttcttaattttgtcctgaggattttcagaacaaatatcatgaaatttcttcatgattttttttcaggattaattgttaaaatattttctatttttgttctattggatttgtattttgtttatgaaaattctttgtaaatccttcatgtcctacacgaaatgctgttcgtattttaggaatgtaaatcattgatgatcctttgtttaaagttatgtgattttcaaattgtgtaaaaggaagatattctcttaaaaagttatttcctattataatgtccattcctgattctatttggtatataatgggtattacgaattttgtttcctcaatttctattttaattttttctgctactgtatcaaccatgattattgatccatctcctattcgaacttttaatcttttatcatattttttccaataatgatttgaaagtatatgtttgcttcctaaacacatacttgctcctgtatcaacataagcatgtatattatatggtttatgttctttgatatgtttgcttcctaaacacatacttgctcctgtatcaacataagcatgtatatgatatggtttatgttctttgattttaatttgaatttttatatatatatattatttggattagttttgtttttattatccattctctcatcattttttttaaattttaagagATAAATGTATAATTGGTATTTATaaacaaaagtttctctctccagggagttgaaagtaagttttatgtgtgtagggatttataaataagttataaattagtttagggagtgattgacaattaaccaataaatatatgagtttcatTTGTGAATTCCCCTAACTCACCTCTTcctcaataattaattattaattactcTCTAATTCTCCAACTCTCCTAATTGACCTCCTCCTCGATAACTAATTAACAATTGATCTCTTTctcaattattaattattaattaattatcccCAACTATCCAACTTCCCTATTGACATCTTCCTCGATATCATGATTATGATCTAATCTAATTGGTTAAATATTCGGTAAAGTAACATTCAGTACTTAAACCCAAACAAATATATATGTTCAGTCCCCCGTCAGAAAAATGTTTGTTTAAACTCCCTGGGCCCACATTTTTTTCTCGGATGAAAATCAGTACAAAACATTGGAAATAAGGTACGAATACATGATATtccagtacaaaacattgaaaatctggtataaatgtatgatttttgagtactcaaatatatagataaatattgACATTAATAACaaattgtatgatttgatgaaaATGAGTACAAAATATCAGAAATAGAGCACTAATATATGTTTTTTGAGTATGAAATAtgttagatctggtacaaatatatgatttttgaatactaaaaatattaatgacatatttttcttattaataaaaatgttcatgttAATTTTATACTCACAATCTTAATTTTTGTAccagattttcaatgttttgtactggaATATCATATATTCGtatcttattttcaatgttttgtactcaTTTTCATCCGAGAAAAAAATATGGGCCTAGGGAGTtcaaacaaatatttttctgATAGGGTACTGAACATGTATATATGTTTGGGTTTAGACACTGAATGCGAATTTACCCTTAAATATTCTCATCTTCTCTTCCTCATTTACAGTTTTCTTCGAAggaattttttttcctttgaagCATATATATTCATTTTCTAGATAtgttatgtttaatttattattcctTTATTTAATGTCTTTGACTACGATTTTGACTTATAGATGTCTCTTTCTATTACCCCGTCTTCCACCATGATTTCttcatagttttttttttattttctttctttctacATGCGTATCGATGCTTCCCAACTGCTTCCTCTTGATGGTTGGAATTGTTCTTTTTGGGTTGCCTGTTCTTCCTGAACTAGTTTTTTTCTCCATTTCCACGATATTTAGAGAATCTCTAATCGATGCTTCATTTTGGCAATTAACTTTATTTTGACGTAAAACAACACTTCAATGCAGCACAATTTCCTGCGCCAATATTGTAGGTAAatgaaaaaagtaaaaaaaatattataagtaTAATCTTAATATATTTAGAGGTAATTTTAAAGTAGATGGATTGGAAATGAGTTTTTTTTTGGTGCAAAACTTGCACTATTTTGATGTAAAACTTGCGCTAAAATAGTGCAATGAATTGAAAATGACTTACATGTTTAATTGATTTTTCTTGTTCTTTGTCTTCTGAATTTTAATGTTATATGTTGGGATAGATGTTAAATTGCATGGACACACTCtgaaccaaaaaaataatttaaatctcGAGCTGCTTTTTCCGTTCTCCTGTTATTAATTTGCTTATGGTTACTTATGCttgtatcattttttattttctacaaAAATTGAAGTTCATATTATTGGTTGTTCGCATCGTTATTTGGGAAGTATGGACAATTGTGAGTTGCAACTAGCTTTCATTTTTTTCCCATGTTTTTTGTCTGTTAATTTATGTTAGTGTTAAAAATCATGGTATTCTTCTTTCATTATATATTGCCGATCaacttagttatttttttattttctctttttattctttccttattattatttttggcgCTTTAAAATTTTTGCCCTATGTTTttcaattataatataattgaaattaattttaagtttttgcAATTTCGgttcttttctcttttttttttttccatcccTTCCTTTCTGCTAAGTGAGCAAGCTGGACTTGGATCACTTATATGTTTTGCCCCTCGTGTACAGCTGTCCAAGGGAAAAATGGTAGAATGGTGTTCTGCAGTGAATATTATTGTTATAAGCTACAGATCCGAGATAACGACACAATTGTTTTGTTATATGGTGGTAGGCTATTGAAACAGTTCATTGTAGATATGTATATTAAGTTAGAAACACCGAGACTTGAATACTATAGGCGAAATCAGGTCGAGATATGATCCGAGTTGTATTAGGGTATAGTTGCTAGTGTTGTTGGCGGTGAATCTCGTGGCAGTGAAATTGGATAACAAGTTGTTCTTCCAGCATCGTTTATCTGAGGACCGAGGGATAGGCGTAGGAGATATCTTGATGCAATTGCGTTGGAAAGAGAACTTGGAAAGCCAGATTTATTCATTACCTTTACTTGCAATCTAGAATGGAGTGAGATTAGAGAAAATTTATTTCCTGGTAAACTTGCTTTGGATCGTCCAGATTTAGTTTCGCGTGTATTTCGTGCGAAGTTAGTGGATTTTAAAGATCATATATTCAAGAAAAGGTATATTTCGTCATGTTGTGGTTTATGTCTATGTTATTGAGTTCCATAAACGAGGTCTGTCACATTTTCATATGCTTGTTATTTTGAGTTGTGATTCGAAAATAAGTACACCTGAGAAGTTTGATTCTTATGTGACTGCTGAGTTGCCAGATAAGAATAAATCCCCAGATTGTTTCATTTGGTCTTGAAGCACATGATGCATGGCCCATGTGGTGTGTTGAATAGTAAATTCCTTTGTATGATCAAAGGCCGGTGTAAAAATCATTACCTCGTCCTTTCTCACACAATTCCATGCAAGTTGCAGATGGATACCCAATATATACAAGAAGGAATGATGGATGAAATGTTGAAGTGCGGAATCATATTTTGAATTCTCAATGGGTTGTACCTTAAAATCCATATTTGTTATATAGGTACTCTTGTAGTGTTAATGTAGAGGTGTGTTATGGTCTCACGACCGTAAAATATCTTTATAAGTATATATAAAAGGGTCATGACTTTGACCACATGTATCTGATATATTTGTTGATGAGATAAAGACTTTCCAGGATTCTCTTTGGGTCTTATCTCCAGAGGCAATGTGTTTTAAAAGAAATCACCCAAAAATAAATGGATCCTCGCAATAAAATTCAAAACTAATTTCATTactattgttattattatctaGAATTATTAGTAGGTAATTAGAtggaatgaaataaaaaaagattGGTACATCAAATTGATCAGGTTACAAATCTTAACAGTCATCTACTCATTTGAGTTCAATATGATTTTACTAAATAATCTGAGGATATTATCTATATTTGTTTCAacgttttattttatttattggaatTATCACTCATGTTATTAGATTTCAAAGTTTCGGTGCTACACGTGCAACACACGTGAAAGGAATATTTATTCCTTAAATTTTTTctaatttaaaatgatttattatgatcttttgcctttctttgGCTACAAGTTTTAAATCGTTTATTCACTTAGTTATTTAGATTTGAGATATGATTAatcttattataatatttattatctcaTCTCTAAAGATTTTATTCCTTAGCTTACGTCTACAAGGAAACGTCTACAAGGAAGGATTCTTCAGCCTTATTTATTAGACGTGAAGGCTTAGAGAAAAATACGACCGTGTGAGTTTTTTCAAGAGCTTTACTGACGTAAAACTTAAGAAAAGttctgaaaattttcaaaagcTCGTATCGGTTGATGCCGTGGAAGTTTTGAGAGCATTGGAGATTGAGTTGTGTTGCTCTCGTGGATCGTGTGTTTTGGTATCAAGAAGCCAACTCCTTACTCTactttatttattctatttcatataaaattttagaagttgtttttatggtttattttctcacatgttttgagaaaattaaattttacaataatcactagttttagagtttgtaaaactctttgattatttttctagtgaaagttttgccctgaggcactggaagagtattttatactcttgcttaattaTTCTTGAGTCTATTTTAGTGGTtgctagtttattttatttacgctttaattattttcCGTTGCATACTATTCAAAGTGTTTTTGTAGGTGTTGCCAATActttgtgacaacacctcaaattGGTTATGTGCAACCCCAATTCCCTTATAACACGTGTATctttatgatataatatatatataatatacatatatatacatatatatatatatatgagaaatgaaaaaaaagatATAGTCATAATTTTTcggaaaaattgcttttttggtcctgtatgtttgtcactttgcgatttcagtcctttatattttcagatttcagttttaatccggtaaatttatttttttggcaattttagtccttttttcgatgtggcgctgatgtggcaccaattcagtgatgatgtggagctgatgtgtacagtgccacgtaagcatttgtgaataaaaaggaccgaaattgccaaaaatcagaacatacaagactaaaactgaaatatgtaAACATAAAAAACTAAAATCGCAGAGTGATCAATATAtatgactaaatttgcaattttccctaatTTTTCCGTTGGCCAGcttaatcaaattaattaaaacttgTTAATACAACACTCTCTATCTACACTATCTTATAATACATAAAATGCCTATAGTAGCTACTTTTGGATCATAGTGTAATTTGATACATACAAAAATACCCTTATtacaaaatatttaatcttcatttaattcaaaatcatgATAAAATGTTGAGTAAAATTTATAGTTTATCCTACAACTAACATATCCCATTAGTATTTCGTTTTTCTACTCGAAAAAAACTAGTATTTCCTTTAAACTTTATTTgtacttttgaatttttattatttaaaaaaaaacgatCATACCACCACTAACATAAAACATAATGGGGTGTATTTAGTCtagtaaatttaaaatattttaaaatattaacattaacataattaataaatatttcactcaaatattaatttaatttaaataaaaaaaatatttcaatatttacCTAAAAATCGCATGGGAAGGACGCTGGcagaaataatatatatttaaacttCCAGCTGCTGTCATTGCCACCCAAAAAGATCAcgaaaataataaagaaatgaaatattttaatattgctATTGGAGAAGAAGACGATAAGCTCATCACTCAAGGATTTTATATTGCTATTGggcttgtttttgtgtttggatTTTGGGGAATATTAATTTGGCTCAATATTTTTCAAACCTCAGCACCGCGGACTTATACACCTTCTGAGATGGCTTTTATGCTGATTGAGGATGAATCTAAGATCTTGTCATGCTCAGTTCCTTTCCTTCAATATTTTGGTTTGTAAACTGCACCATACTGTTGTCTTCCTTTGCTTCGTGCGGAGATTTCGAGTTCCCCGTAGCTCGTTTCGTGCGAAAATCAAGACGTCCGATCATTCTAGCAATACCTGCACTTGTCTCACGCTGAACTTCTCTACTTATTTCTTTAACGAAGCCCTTCCGAGCAACTAACTTTTCCATAAAAACACGCGTGCTAGTCGATATTGATTCCTTGTACCTGTTGATATGTTTGTGATTTGCCCTTGTCAAGTTCATGTTGGAGCAAGAATAAAATGCATTTGAAACCTATCTTATTGTTACCTGGTTGAAGCATTGGAAATTTTCGACTTAAGAGACTCGGAGAAGGCAAGAAACTCAGATGAGCTTGATCTCCTTGGATTATTTTGTGGTGGTTCACTGTCAATAATTCAAGCAGTAAGCGTAGAAAGGACGATCAGATTATAATCAAGAAATGTGCATGTTGTTGCGCGAAAAAAAACAATACTAAGAACAATCCTTTAGAGATGTATTCAaccattttaatgtaaaaaacAGCAGGCAAACGAGTGTTACGTACCTGAATTTACCAGAATGCTGTATGTTCTCTGAATTAAGGGACGGTGAATCACCAAAAGATGGAATATTTAATGAAGAAGCTCGCTGAGTAACAGCTGGTGCTCCAATAGAGACAACTGGATCAAAGTTTGAAAAACAAGAAGCTTGATTCTGATGCACCTCCAAAGAGCTGTTGACCCTTGCCATGTTAGACATGTTAGACATGTTTCGGGAAGGGACGGAAGGGAGAAGAATGCATACTGAACGGCCAATATCTGGAGTTATATGCCTTCTTCTGCTGCTGATGTTACGAGCTCTGCTGGCAACAACAGTAAAATGTCTCACGATTTGCTGCTCAAAACCAGGATCATCCTCTTGAGGGAAATCCTAAGAAATTTAGCATGTAAAGTGCCATGTCACGCAAAATGACAACAGATGTAGAGATCAAAATTAGAGGTTAAATTGAACTTTCGAACCAATGACCTACATCATTGACATCAATGTCCTGATCAACGCGGCAAAGGTTACGCCTCAAGTTCCTGTCACTTTGCACTCCCTCCAGTAGTTCTTGGCTGTaaacaaaaattcaaaagaGAGGTAAAAGAAACTGATGAACTTTTATATACACTATATATCCTCTTtgcattgattttttttaagataTTAAATACCTAGCAGGGTCCTTCAAGACAAGATGTTGAGAACATATTGGGCATCCGTCGCTTCTCTGGGACCTAAAATGAAAGCAACTTTGTTATAAAAATGGCAAAGAAACTCCAAGTATCATAATTGTGCTGGGAATTACAAGAAAAATATCATACAGAGAATTCATGTGTAACAACATACCATTCAAGAATACACTGAAAATGATACTCATGCTTACACTTGGTGACCTGGAAAATAAAAACATGTCTTAGTAGATGATTGTTCTTCATAGTTCGATTTCTCTGACTCTTTATCAAAGCTTTGTGAATGGTTGGATCCATATACATCAAACCGATCTTAACGTCCACGGGACAACCAATTAAACAATCTTTCTTTTGATTCACACTCGTAATGGTATCAAGAACAACATTTCGATCAAATTATTCTAGTGAAATTCATGTACACAAAAAACACAAAGCATAACTAGCTAGATCCACCAATCCAAGTATGTTTATTTGTTTCCCTCTCTCATACATAGACGTAAATGAGACCAGCCATATATAATACACTCTAATACTTTGCTTGCAACCCCTGAAACATATAAATGTCCCATGAAAACTCAAAGATCACAAAACATCATCACTCTCTTTGCGTAACAAAATCTCATACTGTACCAAAAACTCATGTTGTATACATTACACCCCCCGAAGACAATCCATCAAACACCTCTAATGCGTGCAcaatatacataaatatatatataatcttacCATCGGAGGATCGAGAGAATTAAAGGGCTCAAGACAAATGCTACATCCATCTTCGACACAGTCATCAAAGATGTGACCATCCCCTGAAACAGAAGAAGAGGCTGATTGCATATCAGCAGCCATTTTGCACTGAAAAATCACAACTTTAACAATATAAATGATAATCCCACAaaaaagaagatgatgaatgaATGAAGGAGAAGACGAAAGAGTAAGCCTTTTCCGTTACTTATTCAAAACGGTTGGTGGAATGGATCTAACTAACGTAACGTGTTTCCTCGAGAATGCCGCGCTTGTTTTTTTTacggaaaatatttttttataatttttatgtagcattataataattataataatttatgaacaaatttatttttttt comes from the Henckelia pumila isolate YLH828 chromosome 1, ASM3356847v2, whole genome shotgun sequence genome and includes:
- the LOC140875963 gene encoding E3 ubiquitin-protein ligase RHF1A-like — protein: MAADMQSASSSVSGDGHIFDDCVEDGCSICLEPFNSLDPPMVTKCKHEYHFQCILEWSQRSDGCPICSQHLVLKDPASQELLEGVQSDRNLRRNLCRVDQDIDVNDDFPQEDDPGFEQQIVRHFTVVASRARNISSRRRHITPDIGRSVCILLPSVPSRNMSNMSNMARVNSSLEVHQNQASCFSNFDPVVSIGAPAVTQRASSLNIPSFGDSPSLNSENIQHSGKFSEPPQNNPRRSSSSEFLAFSESLKSKISNASTRYKESISTSTRVFMEKLVARKGFVKEISREVQRETSAGIARMIGRLDFRTKRATGNSKSPHEAKEDNSMVQFTNQNIEGKELSMTRS